The Parambassis ranga chromosome 19, fParRan2.1, whole genome shotgun sequence genome contains a region encoding:
- the sec24c gene encoding protein transport protein Sec24C isoform X2: MNVNQHTPMASPYGQPQPGYGQPTYAPLDGGYPTPYAPYNGPASAYQSGVPQQGYSPFTSFPSKAVAANPVSDLSSPLDLGPARGPPASGPPPASAPLQYNQYSHSQGDMQNGPPPMTQAPPRPAVSQPYNPGAMNLSQPSYPQHYGPPPTMQQVTNQMTGMQITSGPPTPAGPGYAPPHSSQPPVSTPYSAAPAPSYTQAPLPVSSAPTQPPPPSAPATSQQYYGGPPPPSQQPFNSSLPPTSQQQFTSSVPPPPASQQTLPPSSYSGPVPPPSQAPPPPVSQPQQSFPPPQPPFSSAPPPLSQPAFSSGPPPPAQGSFPPRAPPPSSQPGSFPPPGPPPTSAPSCQYPGPMPPQQQPPPSQPSPYHSGPPPPRAQMPLTSMAQSNHLPPGPQGPPGPPGALQQPPPQPGMQPGYPPQQNGAFGQVRGPQPGYAGPYPGQPNYGAPAPAPAPPAQKRLDPDAIPSPIQVIEDDKAKCTEPFTTGVRGQAPPLVTTNFQVKDQGNASPRFVRCTAYNMPCTADMAKQSQVPLAAVIKPLATLPQDETPPYLVDHGEGGPIRCNRCKAYMCPYMQFIEGGRRFQCGFCSCVTEVPPHYFQHLDHTGKRVDCYDRPELSLGSYEFLATVDYCKNNKIPQPPAFIFLIDVSYNAVKSGMVSIVCQELKTLLDYLPRENPEMDSVVRVGFVTYNKVLHFYNVKSSLAQPQMLVVSDVSDMFVPLLDGFLVNVNESRQVIESLLDQIPEMFADTRETETVFGPVIQAGLEALKAADCAGKLFVFHTSLPIAEAPGKLKNREDKKLIGTDKEKSLFQPQVSFYNTLAKECVAQGCCVDLFLFPNQYVDVATLGVVPVSTGGSIYKYTYFQAQSDQERFLNDLRRDVQKLVGFDAVMRVRTSTGIRATDFFGSFFMSNTTDVELAGLDCDKAITVEFKHDDKLSEETGALIQCAVLYTSCSGQRRLRIHNMAVNCCSQLADLYRNCETDTIINFFSKYAFRGVLNNPTKAVRDTLVNQCAQILACYRKNCASPSSAGQLILPECMKLLPVYLNCVLKSDVLLPGADVSLDDRAYLRQMISCMDVAETHVFFYPRLLPLMKLESGSLPVAVRDSEERLSKGGVYLMETGLHLFLWVGASVQQELLHNIFGTPSFSQIDSSMTSLPVLENPFSQRLREMIDSFRAQRSRYMKLMVVKQEDRAELIFRHFLVEDKSTSGGASYVDFLCHMHKEIRQLLS; the protein is encoded by the exons ATGAATGTAAACCAGCACACTCCAATGGCCTCTCCGTATGGCCAGCCCCAACCTGGCTATGGCCAGCCCACTTATGCTCCCCTGGATGGGGGCTACCCGACTCCTTATGCACCTTACAACGGCCCTGCTTCAGCTTATCAATCTGGAGTTCCACAGCAAG GTTATTCTCCTTTCACAAGCTTTCCCTCTAAGGCTGTGGCAGCTAACCCAgtctctgacctctcctctcctcttgacTTAG gtccCGCCAGAGGTCCCCCTGCTTCTGGACCCCCTCCTGCTTCAGCACCTCTGCAGTATAATCAGTACAGTCACAGTCAAGGGGACATGCAGAATGGACCCCCACCAATGACACAGGCACCTCCCAG GCCTGCTGTTTCTCAGCCATACAACCCAGGAGCTATGAACCTGTCGCAACCCTCCTATCCCCAACACTATGGGCCACcacccacaatgcaacaggTCACCAACCAGATGACAGGGATGCAGATCACCTCTGGACCACCGACCCCCGCGGGACCGGGATATG CTCCCCCTCACAGCTCCCAGCCTCCTGTCAGTACTCCCTACTCTGCCGCACCTGCGCCTTCCTACACCCAAGCCCCTCTTCCTGTGTCCTCTGCTCCTACTCAGCCACCGCCTCCCAGTGCCCCTGCCACTTCTCAGCAATACTATGGAGGCCCACCACCTCCTTCTCAACAGCCATTCAACTCTTCTCTTCCCCCTACCTCTCAACAGCAGTTCACCTCTTCTGTAccgcctcctcctgcttctcagCAAACCTTACCTCCCTCTTCCTACTCAGGTCCTGTGCCTCCACCCAGTCAAGCTCCTCCTCCCCCAGTTTCCCAGCCACAGCAGTCCTTCCCTCCACCTCAGCCTCCTTTCTCCTCAGCACCTCCACCTCTCAGTCAGCCTGCCTTCTCCTCTGGCCCGCCTCCTCCTGCCCAAGGTTCCTTCCCACCCCGGgcacctcctccttcctctcagcCTGGGTCTTTTCCTCCCCCCGGTCCTCCTCCCACCTCAGCACCTTCTTGTCAGTACCCGGGTCCCATGCCACCGCAACAGCAACCCCCTCCATCCCAGCCATCCCCCTATCACTCAGGGCCCCCGCCTCCCAGAGCTCAGATGCCTCTCACCTCAATGGCCCAGAGCAACCACCTGCCTCCAGGACCACAGGGCCCACCAGGCCCTCCTGGGGCCCTGCAGCAGCCTCCACCACAGCCTGGCATGCAGCCTGGTTACCCTCCTCAGCAGAATG gtgCATTTGGACAGGTAAGAGGCCCACAACCTGGCTATGCAGGTCCTTATCCTGGGCAACCCAACTATGGAGCTCCTGCACCAGCCCCTGCTCCACCTGCACAGAAAAGACTGGACCCTGATGCCATTCCTAGTCCG atcCAAGTAATAGAAGATGACAAGGCTAAGTGCACCGAGCCATTCACAAcaggggtcaggggtcaggcCCCGCCACTGGTCACCACCAACTTCCAGGTCAAAGACCAAG GAAATGCCAGTCCCAGGTTTGTTCGCTGTACGGCCTACAACATGCCTTGCACAGCCGACATGGCCAAGCAGTCTCAGGTGCCACTGGCTGCTGTTATCAAGCCTCTTGCCACACTGCCACAAGACGAG ACCCCTCCATACCTGGTGGACCACGGTGAGGGCGGTCCTATCCGCTGTAATCGCTGCAAGGCATACATGTGCCCATACATGCAGTTTATAGAAGGAGGTCGCCGCTTCCAGTGTGGCTtctgcagctgtgtcacagAGG TGCCTCCACATTACTTCCAACATCTGGACCACACTGGTAAGAGGGTGGACTGTTATGACAGGCCGGAGCTTTCGCTGGGCAGCTATGAGTTCCTGGCCACTGTTGACTACTGTAAG AACAACAAGATTCCTCAGCCTCCAGCCTTCATCTTTCTTATCGATGTGTCCTACAACGCAGTGAAGAGCGGCATGGTCAGCATCGTCTGCCAGGAGCTCAAGACCCTGCTGGACTACCTGCCCAG GGAAAACCCAGAGATGGACTCTGTGGTGAGGGTGGGTTTTGTCACTTACAACAAGGTTTTGCATTTCTACAATGTCAAGTCGAGCCTGGCCCAGCCGCAGATGTTAGTGGTGTCGGATGTGTCAGACATGTTTGTACCGCTGCTCGACGGTTTCTTGGTCAATGTAAATGAAAGCCGGCAGGTCATTGAGAG TTTGCTTGATCAGATTCCAGAGATGTTTGCAGACACTAGAGAGACGGAGACAGTGTTTGGACCCGTCATCCAGGCTGGACTGGAGGCACTGAAG gCTGCTGACTGTGCAGGGAAGCTGTTTGTTTTCCACACCTCTCTGCCTATCGCAGAAGCTCCCGGAAAACTAAAGAACAGAGAAGACAAGAAACTGATCGGGACAGACAAGGAGAAG TCTCTTTTTCAGCCACAGGTTAGCTTCTACAACACCCTGGCTAAGGAGTGTGTGGCTCAGGGCTGCTGTGTGGATCTTTTCCTCTTTCCCAATCAGTATGTGGATGTTGCTACATTAGGCGTGGTTCCTGTTTCCACTGGAGGTTCGATCTACAAATACACCTACTTCCAG GCTCAGTCAGATCAAGAGCGATTCCTCAACGACCTCAGACGAGACGTTCAGAAACTCGTAGGGTTCGATGCTGTTATGAGGGTGCGAACAAGCACAG GTATCCGAGCAACAGACTTCTTTGGCTCCTTTTTCATGAGTAACACCACAGATGTGGAGCTGGCAGGCCTGGATTGTGACAAAGCCATCACTGTCGAGTTCAAACATGATGACAAGCTCAGTGAAGAGACAGGGGCACTCATACAG TGTGCTGTGCTGTACACCAGCTGTAGTGGCCAGCGACGTCTCCGCATCCACAACATGGCGGTCAactgctgctctcagctggctGACCTCTACCGCAACTGCGAGACAGACACAATCATCAACTTCTTTTCCAAATATG CTTTCCGTGGTGTCCTGAACAACCCTACGAAAGCAGTGAGAGACACTCTCGTCAACCAGTGTGCTCAAATTCTGGCCTGCTACCGGAAAAACTGTGCCAGTCCGTCATCTGCTGGGCAG CTGATTCTCCCAGAGTGCATGAAGCTGCTCCCGGTTTATTTGAACTGTGTGCTGAAGAGTGATGTGTTGCTGCCGGGAGCAGACGTTTCGTTGGATGACCGGGCATACCTTAGGCAAATGATCAGCTGCATGGATGTAGCAGAGACCCATGTCTTCTTCTACCCCCGCTTGCTGCCACTG ATGAAGTTGGAGAGCGGCTCGTTGCCGGTGGCAGTGAGGGACTCGGAGGAAAGGTTGTCAAAAGGTGGCGTTTACCTCATGGAGACGGGACTCCACCTCTTCCTGTGGGTGGGAGCCAGCGTTCAGCAGGAGTTGCTGCACAACATCTTTGGCACGCCGAGTTTCAGCCAGATCGACTCAAGCATG ACAAGTCTGCCAGTTCTGGAAAACCCATTCTCTCAGAGATTAAGAGAGATGATCGACTCTTTCAGAGCTCAGCGGTCACGATACATGAAG CTGATGGTGGTCAAACAGGAAGACAGAGCCGAGCTGATATTCCGGCACTTCTTGGTGGAGGATAAGAGCACCAGCGGGGGAGCATCATATGTGGACTTCTTGTGTCACATGCACAAGGAGATCCGCCAGCTTCTTAGCTAG